The Desulfovibrio aminophilus genomic sequence GTCGCCGGGCTTGAGCATGGCCACCTCGGTCTCCAGGTGGGCGTCCAGGGCCGTCTGGGTGCAGACCGCGCAGGCCCGCGCGAAGGTCTGGTCCCAGTCCGACTCCTCGGCGTTTTTCAGGGCGTCGTCCTTGAGCACCGTGGTCTGCACGGCCTTGAGCACGTTCCAGATGGTGACCACGCCCCGGAAGGCGCCGTTTTTCTTGAGCACCACCACGGTATGATTCTCGGGGGATTCCTTCATGGCCGTCCTGAGGGCCCGGATGGCCTCGGCCAGGGTGTCGTCCTCGCGGATGGAGGGGAAGTCCTCCCGCATCATGTCCCATGCCCGCTTCCGTAACAGCATGCCTCGGTCTCCTTTGCTCGGTTTTCCGGTGGAAAAAGGAAGCCTCTTCCAGCGGGTTCGGTTCATTTTTAACGCGAGGCGGGCTTGTGGGCAAGTGTTTCGCCGCCGGACGCCTTGACATCGGGCCCCGCAGACCCCACCCTGCGACCATGCGAGCCCCGATCCGGCTACTTTTTCTTCTCTGTCTGACCCTTTTGCCCCTGGCTCTCCCGGCGCGCGCCGGGCAGCGGCCGGGCTTTCCCTTCGCCCCGGGCGAGCGCCTGACCTACGCCATCTCCTGGACCGTGGTCCCGGCGGGCACGGCCGTGCTGGAGGTCCTGCCCGTGGAGCGGCGGCCGGAGGGCCCGGTGCTGCGCTTTCGCGGCCAGGCCCGGAGCAACTCCTTCGTGGACGCCTTCTACAAGGTGCGCACGACCATCGAGTCCGAGACCGACTACGGCCTCACCCGGTCGCTGTCCTTCCATTCGGACCAGAACGAGGGGCGCTACCACAAGGACGCCCGGGTGGAGTTCAACTGGCTGCTCAGCCGGGCCGTGCGGACCATCCGGGGCGAGGTGCGCCACGAGCTGTTCATCTGGCCGCCCCAGGCCTTCGACCCCCTGTCCATGCTCTTCTATTTCCGCACCCGGCCCCTCATCCAGGGCATGGACTTCGAGGGCCCGGTGACGGACGGCAAGAAGTTCGTGCGCGGCCGGGCCGAGGTGGGAGGGATCGAGACCGTGCGCACCGAGGCCGGGGAGTTCCGCTGCTTCCGGGTGGAGCCGAAGGTCTCGGAGGTGGGCGGGGTCTTCCAGAAGAGCCCGGGGGCCCGGCTCGTGATCTGGATTTCGGCCGACGAGCGCCGCCTGCCGGTGAAGGTCCGCAGCGAGGTGGCCGTGGGCCACTTCACCCTGGAGCTGACCCGCGTTGAGGATCTGGGGCCGGGCTGGAATGAATGAACCGCCGGAAGCTGGGGCTCCCGGCGGCTTCGAAAGAGGCGGTTTCGGGGCTCAGCAGCGCCCGGCGGGGAAGTCGATGAGCACCTGCTCCTGGCCGGACTTGGCCTTGACGATCTCGCCGATGGGGTGCGCCTCCAGGTCCATGCCCTTGAGCCGGTTGCGCACGTCCTCCTCCATGTCCTTGCCCACGATGAGCATGTAGCCCACGCCGCAGTTGAAGGTCTGGAGCATGGTCGGCCAGTCCAGCTTGCCCTGCTCCATGAGCCAGTGGAAGACCGGGGGCACGGGCCAGGAGCCGAAGGTGAAGTGCGCGGCCACGCCCTTGGGCAGCACGCGCGGCACGTTGTCGTAGAACCCGCCGCCGGTGATGTGCACCATGCCCTTGATGGTCAGGTCGCGCAGCAGGTTGAGCACCGGCTGGACGTAGATCCGGGTGGGCTGGAGCAGGACCTCGGCGGCGGTGCGGTTCTCCTCGCCGGGGAAGGGGTCCGCGGGCTTCAGGCCGGAGGCGTCGAAGAGCTTGCGCGCCAGGGAGTAGCCGTTGGAGTGCAGGCCGCTGGAGGCCAGGCCCAGGATGCGGTCGCCGATGGTGATGGTCGAGCCGTCCACGATGCGCTTGTCGTCCACGATGCCCACGCAGAAGCCCGAGAGGTCGTATTCGCCCTCGGCGTAGAAGCCGGGCATCTCGGCCGTCTCGCCGCCCAGCAGGGCGCAGCCGGACTGCTTGCAGCCCTCCGCGACGCCCGAGAGCACGCTCACGGCGCGCTCGGTATCGAGTTTGCTGGTGGCGAAGTAGTCCAGGAAGAACAGGGGCTTCGCGCCCTGCACCAGAACGTCGTTGACGCTCATGGCCACGAGGTCGATGCCGATGGTGTCGTGGCGGTCGAACTGGAAGGCCAGCTTGAGCTTGGTGCCCACGCCGTCGGTCCCGGACACGAGCACGGGATTCTGGATGTTGTTCAGGTCGAGCTTGAACAGGCCGCCGAAGCCGCCGATGTCCGTGACCACACCCTTGGTGAAGGTCCCGGAAACCATCTTCTTGATGCGGGAAATGAATTCGCCGGCGGCTTCCACGTCCACTCCGGCGGCCTTGTAGGCGTCCGTGCGCTTGGGCATGAGGGGTCGGTTCTCCTGTGTCTGAAGTCGGCAAAGCGCCTGTTCGCAAATATACGTCCTGGCGGCATGGAGTTCAAGGGCTTTCCGCGTCTCGGAGCGGCGCGGCGCTTGCATGAGGCGGGGAAAAGAGGGACAGTGTCATTTGTGAAGAACGGGGTCCCGACCCCGCGAGGAGCCGCCATGCGTGCATTCGTCGCCATCCTCTGCCTGACCCTGGCCGTCGTCTTTTCGACGCCCTGCGCCGCCGGGAAGTTCCCCAACAAGGACACGGCCAGAAACCGGCAGGACAACTCCTTCGGCACCCGCCAGACCGACGAGGTCACGACCATCACGGAGAACGCCACCGACGGCCTGCGGATCGACTCCGTTCCGCGCAAGCAGCCGGAGCGGGACTGGTACGAGAACATGGTCATCGGGGTGGACGTGGGGGTCAACGCCACGGACCGGCGGCCCAAGCCCAAGCCCTGAGTTCGCGCCGCGCCTTTGCATTTCGCCCGCGCTGGGGTATGTTGCGGGCATACCCCGGAGGCATGCCATGCGCGAGGCCAGGCTGTGGGAGGCGCTGGGCGGCGACGCGGTCCAGTGCCGCCTGTGCAACCATTTCTGCCGCATCGGCGACGGTGAGCGCGGACGGTGCGGAGTGCGCGAGAACCAGGCCGGGCTGCTCCTGACCCTGGTCTACGACCGGGTGGCGGCCGCCAATCTCGACCCGGTGGAGAAAAAGCCGCTCTACCACTTCCACCCCGGCACCCAGACCTTCTCCTTCGGCACGCCGGGCTGCAATTTCTCCTGCTCCTTCTGCCAGAACGCCTCGCTCTCCCAGCCGCCGCGCGCGGGCGGGCGCATCGCCGGGCATCCCGCCACCCCGGAGTCGCTCCTGGCGGCGGCCCTGGAATGCAGCGCGGCCAGCATCTCCTACACCTACTCCGAGCCCACGGTCTTCTTCGAGTTGGCCCAGGACACCGCGCGCCTGGCCCACGGCAAGGGCCTCAAGAACATCCTCGTGTCCAACGGCTTCATGTCCCGCTTCTGCCTGGACGAGCTGGCCGGGCTGGTGGACGCGGCCAACATCGATCTCAAGGCCTTCACCGAGGAGTTCTATCGCGAGCGCTGCGGCGGCAAGCTCGCGCCCGTGCTGGAGAACCTCAAGCGCATCCGGGCCCTGGGCTGGTGGCTGGAGGTCACGACCCTGCTCATTCCCGGGCTCAACGACTCGGAGGGGGAACTGCGGGACATCGCCGGGTTCATCGCCGGGGATCTGGGTCCGGACACGCCCTGGCACGTGTCCCGCTTCCACCCGCAGTACAAGCTCCAGGACCTGCCGCCCACGCCCCTGGCCAGCCTGGAGCGCGCCGCGGCCGCCGGAAGCGCGGCGGGCCTGCGCTACGTCTACGTGGGCAACGTGCCGGGCGACGAGCACGGACACACCTTCTGCCCGTCCTGCGGCCAGGTGGTGATCCGCCGCCTCGGCTTCGCGGTCACGGGGCTGGAGGTCAAGGACGGGCGCTGCGCCCGCTGCGGCGCGGCCATCGCCGGGGTGGGCCTGGGCTGACTCCGCGCCTTGCGGGCAGGCGGCTTTTCACGTAATCAACCGCCACCGGTCGGGGCGTGGCGCAGTCTGGCAGCGCGCCAGCTTTGGGAGCTGGTTGCCGGAGGTTCAAATCCTCTCGCCCCGACCAAGAAAGCATTGAAAAGCGGATGGTTAAATACCACTCCGCTTTTTCATTTTTCGACCGTCAGAAACGATTTTCCACCTTGACTGTCTCCATATTGTCTCCGTTTTTTCCCCGCTGTTTCTTCCTCTTTCACTGATACCGTCTC encodes the following:
- the amrS gene encoding AmmeMemoRadiSam system radical SAM enzyme; translation: MREARLWEALGGDAVQCRLCNHFCRIGDGERGRCGVRENQAGLLLTLVYDRVAAANLDPVEKKPLYHFHPGTQTFSFGTPGCNFSCSFCQNASLSQPPRAGGRIAGHPATPESLLAAALECSAASISYTYSEPTVFFELAQDTARLAHGKGLKNILVSNGFMSRFCLDELAGLVDAANIDLKAFTEEFYRERCGGKLAPVLENLKRIRALGWWLEVTTLLIPGLNDSEGELRDIAGFIAGDLGPDTPWHVSRFHPQYKLQDLPPTPLASLERAAAAGSAAGLRYVYVGNVPGDEHGHTFCPSCGQVVIRRLGFAVTGLEVKDGRCARCGAAIAGVGLG
- the purM gene encoding phosphoribosylformylglycinamidine cyclo-ligase, giving the protein MPKRTDAYKAAGVDVEAAGEFISRIKKMVSGTFTKGVVTDIGGFGGLFKLDLNNIQNPVLVSGTDGVGTKLKLAFQFDRHDTIGIDLVAMSVNDVLVQGAKPLFFLDYFATSKLDTERAVSVLSGVAEGCKQSGCALLGGETAEMPGFYAEGEYDLSGFCVGIVDDKRIVDGSTITIGDRILGLASSGLHSNGYSLARKLFDASGLKPADPFPGEENRTAAEVLLQPTRIYVQPVLNLLRDLTIKGMVHITGGGFYDNVPRVLPKGVAAHFTFGSWPVPPVFHWLMEQGKLDWPTMLQTFNCGVGYMLIVGKDMEEDVRNRLKGMDLEAHPIGEIVKAKSGQEQVLIDFPAGRC
- a CDS encoding HPP family protein; translated protein: MLLRKRAWDMMREDFPSIREDDTLAEAIRALRTAMKESPENHTVVVLKKNGAFRGVVTIWNVLKAVQTTVLKDDALKNAEESDWDQTFARACAVCTQTALDAHLETEVAMLKPGDTLLTVLDKFLAKKRGYAVVEEGDRVIGIVYAGDLFREIARDMVQAF
- a CDS encoding DUF3108 domain-containing protein, which codes for MRAPIRLLFLLCLTLLPLALPARAGQRPGFPFAPGERLTYAISWTVVPAGTAVLEVLPVERRPEGPVLRFRGQARSNSFVDAFYKVRTTIESETDYGLTRSLSFHSDQNEGRYHKDARVEFNWLLSRAVRTIRGEVRHELFIWPPQAFDPLSMLFYFRTRPLIQGMDFEGPVTDGKKFVRGRAEVGGIETVRTEAGEFRCFRVEPKVSEVGGVFQKSPGARLVIWISADERRLPVKVRSEVAVGHFTLELTRVEDLGPGWNE